From the Oscillospiraceae bacterium genome, the window GAAAACCCTTGAAAAATAATCACTGCTGCAATATCCAAAGGTTGCGGCACACTCTGAAACGGATTTTCCTTCAAGAAGCATTTGTGCGGCACGGTGAATACGCAGCTCGTGGAGATATGCGCCTATGGGAAAGCCTGTGTATTTTCGGAATTTCTCATTCAGATTGCTGTAAGAAAGTGCAAAAATATCAGAGAGTGAGCGCAGATTGATATCGTTTTCTAAATTTTCATTAAGATAGGAGGTTATTTTATTTATCAATTCAAAATCATCTATGGATTTCTGCGGCATATCGGGAAAAAGAATTTCAGTATGAATTGAAATAAGTAAGCTGTTAATTTTTAAATTGGATACAGCATCATTCGGATTGGGATTTGAGCTTATTAAATCGAATAGTTTTTTACAAAGCTTGATACAGGTGGAGGAAGAGGGAATTATATTTTCATTTATGTTAAATAAATTATCAATAAGCGTTTTGGTATTTTTTTCGGATAATCCAAACAGCTCTTTATGTGTTACGTCTAAGCGCCAAAAATAACATTCTGACGGTGTCTGATAGGGATAGAAGCTTTCATATTCAATATTTGGGGGAATTATAAGTATTTCTCCGGCGTGGACTTCTTTATAATTTTCGTCAACGAGATAGTATTCCACACCCTTTGTAACTGCGCTGAAGGTAAAGCTTTTGACGTATTTTCTGCGAAAAAGCCGTTTATCTGTACGCAATTGGTTTTTATGACCTATACTATACAGCCCGCTATCCTTAAATTCGGAAAGATTATAAATAGAGAATAGCTTGTTCATATGGCTACCACCTCATTTATAGAAAAGTAAAATAGTACAAAATACTATTTTTATGGCAATGTTTTTCTAAAATATTGTATCATATAAACATAAATTTGTAAAGCCAAATTTAAATATTAATAAGAAGAAAGGAAAGAAAGTCAAATGAAAATTAAGAAGGGATTGGCGTTAATTTGCGCTTGTACTTTGCTTTTGACAATGATGTCAGGAAGCCTTTCGGTACAGGCAGACAGCACTGCCGCAACAATGACAGACGGAACAGTAGCTTATCTTAACAGCAATCAAGAAAACGCTTATGCAACGCCTCACGGTAACTATAGTGTTATAGATATAGCTAATGACAGCTATGCTCACGCTTGGTTGAGAATTTCGGGTATATCTCATTTCGGAGCAGTACCTACTTATGGTTACGGCTTTGATTCTCAGGCGGCAGATTACGCTACAAGCAATACAGGTGTATATTACCGTATGGAAGCAGGACTTACAGCAGAGGTTTCCTTCCAATATCATCACACCTACGGAGTCAACAGCTATAATAAAGTTAAGCTTTACTGGTCAACAGATGAAAAGACCTGGACAGAGCTTACAAACGCTAAATATACAGAACCGATTAAAGCAAACGATAGCGCAAATCACCGTGTAATAGTTTATTCGGCAGATTTACCTACAAAGGCACAGGCAGGTTCAGATGTTGTGTACTTAGATGTACGCTTCCCTACAGAAAGCTTAACTGCAAATTCGGCAGCTTACGTAAGAGGCGGCTTCCATATTGGCGCTGTAAAGACTTTTAAAAAAGCAACAATGACAGACGGCACAGTTTCTTATCTTGACGCAAATCAGGAAAATGCCTATGCAACACCCCACGGTAACTATAGTGTTATAGATATAGCTAATGACAGCTATGCTCACGCTTGGTTGAGAATTTCGGGTATATCTCATTTCGGAGCAGTACCTACTTATGGTTACGGCTTTGATTCTCAGGCGGCAGATTACGCTACAAGCAATACAGGTGTATATTACCGTATGGAAGCAGGACTTACAGCAGAGAGGTTTCCTTCCAATATCATCATACCTACGGAGTCAACAGCTATAATAAGGTTAAGCTTTATTGGTCAACAGACGAAAAAAACTGGACAGAGCTTACAAACGCTAAATATACAGAACCGATTAAAGCAAATGATAGCGCTAATCACCGTGTAGTAGTTTATTCGGCAGACCTTCCCTCAGCAGCACAGGCAGGTTCAGATGTTGTGTACTTAGATGTACGCTTCCCTACAGAAAGCTTAACTGCAAATTCGGCAGCTTACGTAAGAGGCGGCTTCCATATCGGCGCTGTAAAGACTTTTAAAAAAGCAATAATGACAGACGGCACAGTAGCTTATCTTAATGCAAATCAGGAAAACGCTTATGCAGCTCCTCACGGAAATTATACAGTTGTAGATATAGCTAATGACAGCTATGCTAATGCTTGGTTGAGAGTTTCAGGTGTATCTCATTTCGGAGTAGTTCCCACCTATGGATATGCATTTAATTCGAAAGCGGCAGATTATGCAACAAGTAATACGGGTGTATATTACTGTGTAGAGGCAGGTCTTATTGCAGAGGTTTCCATTCAGTATCATCACACCTACGGAGTAAATTGCTATAACGGAGCTAAGCTTTATTGGTCAACAGACGAGCAAAATTGGACACAGCTTACAGATGTTATCATTTCAGCTCCTTATGCAGTTAGTAGCAACCATCGTACAGTAACATATACAGTTGAGCTTCC encodes:
- a CDS encoding AraC family transcriptional regulator — protein: MNKLFSIYNLSEFKDSGLYSIGHKNQLRTDKRLFRRKYVKSFTFSAVTKGVEYYLVDENYKEVHAGEILIIPPNIEYESFYPYQTPSECYFWRLDVTHKELFGLSEKNTKTLIDNLFNINENIIPSSSTCIKLCKKLFDLISSNPNPNDAVSNLKINSLLISIHTEILFPDMPQKSIDDFELINKITSYLNENLENDINLRSLSDIFALSYSNLNEKFRKYTGFPIGAYLHELRIHRAAQMLLEGKSVSECAATFGYCSSDYFSRVFKKILDIPPSKYASFMADKFQREEKIWIYEY